A single genomic interval of Terriglobus albidus harbors:
- a CDS encoding alpha-L-fucosidase, with the protein MREVRPLRQIIHILGLLFLILASCPMAGAAEDDPEKGSLNKPDRLEWFRDQGFGLFIHWSVDSQLGVVISHSLVGASPEYTDRFFNELPKTFDPDRFQPKDWARLAHLAGIRYMMFTTKHHSGFTMFDSKTTPFGVMHTPFHRDITREVFDAFRSEGISTGVYFSPDDFWWLHQNGKTIRRSVPDVQPRNNPGLMQYDQSQLKELLTNYGKVDELFLDGEAAGLRDLAWKLDPNIIVTRGAIKTPELTVPGMPLPGPWETCMTMGTAWQYQPQNEHYKSGGELIRLLVQTRAKGGNFLLNVGPKPNGELPIEEEERLREMALWMFVNSDAIYAVRPWVITNEGDVWFTKKKDNSALYAVVESNTPWPRATWKEFTLHSVRATDKTEVSVLGQSDEVVEYHAEITPKSTWHQEKDGLHVRVLQAQRLQDNFRWPNPAVIRITNVEPALKPPQVQTTGSVVGTSGEETLEGSVLDMGDQPSLEVTFEYRPVSGEDVNSRTAAWTATPTQTISKPGAFTANLKGLDPKGAYEFRAVIHHPLLPLYGAELKMKR; encoded by the coding sequence GTGAGGGAAGTACGACCGCTGCGCCAAATCATCCATATCCTGGGTCTTCTGTTTCTGATCCTTGCTTCGTGTCCCATGGCAGGGGCCGCTGAGGATGACCCGGAAAAGGGATCGCTGAATAAGCCGGACAGGCTGGAATGGTTTCGCGACCAGGGTTTCGGTCTCTTTATTCACTGGAGTGTCGACAGCCAACTTGGCGTGGTGATCAGCCACTCGCTGGTTGGGGCCTCGCCTGAGTACACGGATCGCTTTTTCAACGAGCTGCCGAAGACCTTTGACCCGGATCGTTTTCAACCGAAGGACTGGGCTCGCCTCGCGCATCTGGCAGGTATTCGCTACATGATGTTCACTACCAAACATCATTCGGGCTTCACGATGTTTGATAGCAAAACGACACCATTCGGTGTCATGCATACACCCTTTCATCGCGATATCACGCGAGAGGTCTTTGACGCCTTTCGTTCTGAGGGCATCTCGACCGGCGTTTACTTCTCTCCGGATGATTTCTGGTGGCTGCACCAGAACGGTAAGACCATCCGCCGTTCCGTGCCAGATGTGCAACCGAGGAATAACCCGGGACTGATGCAGTACGACCAGAGTCAGCTCAAAGAGCTGTTGACCAACTATGGCAAGGTCGACGAACTTTTTCTCGATGGTGAAGCCGCCGGCCTGCGGGATCTTGCATGGAAGCTCGATCCCAACATCATCGTGACGCGCGGCGCCATCAAAACTCCCGAACTGACTGTTCCTGGTATGCCGCTTCCTGGACCGTGGGAGACCTGCATGACGATGGGAACCGCCTGGCAGTATCAGCCTCAGAACGAACACTACAAATCAGGCGGAGAGCTGATTCGCCTGCTGGTACAGACACGCGCCAAAGGAGGCAACTTCCTGCTGAACGTCGGGCCGAAACCGAATGGTGAGCTTCCGATCGAAGAAGAGGAGCGTCTCCGTGAAATGGCTCTCTGGATGTTCGTGAACTCCGACGCGATCTATGCCGTGCGTCCCTGGGTCATTACCAACGAAGGCGATGTCTGGTTTACCAAAAAGAAAGACAACAGCGCGCTCTATGCCGTCGTTGAATCTAACACGCCATGGCCCCGTGCTACATGGAAGGAATTCACGCTTCATTCCGTTCGAGCGACCGACAAGACAGAGGTGAGTGTCCTCGGACAGAGTGACGAGGTCGTGGAGTATCACGCCGAAATTACTCCGAAATCGACATGGCATCAGGAGAAAGACGGACTCCATGTGCGAGTGCTGCAGGCACAACGGCTGCAGGATAATTTTCGCTGGCCAAATCCGGCCGTGATCAGAATTACAAACGTCGAGCCTGCTCTTAAGCCACCGCAGGTGCAGACAACCGGCTCAGTCGTGGGCACGTCGGGAGAAGAAACACTCGAAGGATCTGTCCTCGATATGGGTGACCAACCGTCTCTCGAAGTCACCTTCGAATATCGACCGGTCTCGGGAGAAGATGTGAATTCACGGACGGCTGCCTGGACCGCAACCCCGACGCAGACGATCTCCAAACCAGGAGCATTTACAGCAAACCTCAAGGGACTGGATCCCAAGGGCGCGTATGAGTTCCGTGCCGTGATTCATCACCCGCTGCTGCCGCTCTATGGCGCAGAGCTGAAGATGAAGCGATAG